The following are encoded in a window of Arthrobacter antioxidans genomic DNA:
- a CDS encoding 2-hydroxyacid dehydrogenase — protein MTIPAAAAPPTVRTLSVPSADLRDALAGVSSGVDVVLWDFQAPPEGCDPAALDAVVLPYTGRAHLDGALDAAPNLALVQTQSTGYDGVADLVGPGVAIATAAGVHAAATAELAVGLALASLRGIDDAVRQQTEGRWRSARYPGLADRRVLLVGVGGIGEEIRRRLAPFEVTVTRVGSAARDDALGHVHGSDELVRLAPEHDVVIVITPLTDATRGLIGAEVLAALPDGALVVNVARGAVVDTDALTREVLAGRLRAALDVVDPEPLPAGHPLWSAPGAIITPHVGGNTGAFPPRILALLRRQVELLGRGEEPVNLVRRGPWA, from the coding sequence ATGACGATCCCCGCCGCCGCAGCGCCCCCGACCGTCCGCACCCTGAGCGTCCCGTCCGCCGACCTGAGGGACGCCCTGGCCGGCGTCTCGTCCGGCGTCGACGTGGTGCTGTGGGACTTCCAGGCACCGCCGGAGGGATGCGACCCGGCCGCGCTCGACGCCGTCGTCCTGCCGTACACGGGACGCGCGCACCTCGACGGGGCGCTCGACGCCGCCCCGAACCTCGCGCTCGTGCAGACGCAGTCCACGGGCTACGACGGCGTGGCGGACCTCGTGGGCCCCGGCGTCGCCATCGCGACCGCCGCGGGCGTCCACGCGGCGGCCACGGCGGAACTCGCCGTCGGCCTGGCCCTCGCGTCGCTGCGGGGGATCGACGACGCCGTGCGGCAGCAAACCGAGGGCCGCTGGCGCAGCGCGCGCTACCCGGGCCTCGCGGACCGGCGGGTCCTGCTGGTGGGCGTCGGAGGGATCGGCGAGGAGATCCGCCGGAGGCTCGCACCCTTCGAGGTGACCGTCACGCGCGTGGGCAGCGCGGCGCGGGACGACGCCCTGGGCCACGTCCACGGCAGCGACGAACTCGTCCGGCTCGCACCGGAGCACGACGTCGTCATCGTGATCACGCCGCTCACGGACGCCACGCGCGGGCTGATCGGGGCGGAGGTGCTCGCGGCGCTGCCCGACGGCGCGCTCGTCGTCAACGTGGCCCGCGGCGCCGTCGTCGACACCGACGCGCTGACCCGCGAGGTGCTGGCAGGCCGGCTCCGGGCGGCGCTCGACGTCGTCGACCCGGAACCGCTGCCCGCGGGGCATCCGCTGTGGAGCGCGCCAGGGGCGATCATCACGCCGCACGTGGGCGGCAACACCGGCGCCTTCCCGCCCCGGATCCTCGCGCTGCTCCGCCGGCAGGTCGAGCTGCTCGGCCGCGGCGAGGAGCCCGTCAACCTTGTGCGGCGCGGCCCCTGGGCCTGA